A stretch of the Streptomyces ortus genome encodes the following:
- a CDS encoding undecaprenyl-diphosphate phosphatase, with the protein MSWFESLILGLVQGLTEFLPISSSAHLRLTAAFAGWEDPGAAFTAITQIGTEIAVLIYFRKDIARIVSAWSRSLVNKAMRSDHDAQMGWLVIVGSIPIGVLGLTLKDQIEGPFRDLRVTATTLIVMGIVLGVADRLAARDESGGKHRAAVERKSLKDLSVKDGLIYGFCQAMALVPGVSRSGATISGGLLMGYTREAAARYSFLLAVPAVLASGVFELKDAAEGGHVSWGPTIFATVIAFVVGYAVIAWFMKFITTKSFMPFVYYRIALGILIIVLVSMGALSPHAAESSG; encoded by the coding sequence ATGTCTTGGTTTGAATCCCTCATCCTCGGACTCGTCCAGGGGCTGACCGAGTTCCTGCCCATCTCCTCCAGCGCGCACCTGCGGCTCACCGCGGCGTTCGCCGGCTGGGAGGACCCGGGAGCGGCCTTCACGGCGATCACGCAGATCGGCACGGAGATCGCGGTGCTGATCTACTTCCGCAAGGACATCGCGCGGATCGTCTCGGCCTGGTCCCGCTCGCTCGTCAACAAGGCGATGCGCAGCGACCACGACGCCCAGATGGGCTGGCTCGTCATCGTCGGCTCGATCCCGATCGGCGTCCTGGGTCTCACCCTCAAGGACCAGATCGAGGGCCCGTTCCGCGATCTGCGCGTCACCGCGACCACGCTGATCGTGATGGGCATCGTCCTGGGCGTGGCCGACCGGCTCGCGGCACGTGACGAGTCCGGCGGGAAGCACCGGGCCGCGGTCGAGCGCAAGTCGCTCAAGGACCTGAGCGTGAAGGACGGCCTGATCTACGGCTTCTGCCAGGCGATGGCCCTCGTCCCGGGCGTGTCCCGCTCCGGCGCCACCATCAGCGGCGGCCTCCTCATGGGATACACCCGCGAGGCCGCGGCCCGTTACTCGTTCCTGCTGGCCGTCCCCGCGGTGCTCGCCTCCGGCGTGTTCGAACTGAAGGACGCCGCCGAGGGCGGCCATGTCTCGTGGGGCCCCACGATCTTCGCGACGGTCATCGCCTTCGTGGTGGGTTACGCGGTCATCGCGTGGTTCATGAAGTTCATCACGACGAAGAGCTTCATGCCGTTCGTCTACTACCGCATCGCGCTCGGCATCCTGATCATCGTGCTGGTCAGCATGGGTGCGCTGAGCCCGCACGCGGCGGAGTCTTCGGGCTGA
- a CDS encoding GntR family transcriptional regulator, whose protein sequence is MAEDARYRRIAADIMRRIAAGEWRPGQDLPSRAELAAELGVNPQTVRLAYDLLRRTGILDGEERKRVYVAHPPAMRTLTDADADWPFSSETTDTRPRAATEELAARLGVHVGATLQRETVECLDPGGRSAMLITSWWRGRREPHASFAAELGSVALTEGQAHALGLLVDTVAFRVVRTRFDPHGRPLETADLILPMDRWLIRLGPVRQLPTSWRPAGSRPVR, encoded by the coding sequence ATGGCAGAGGATGCGCGCTACCGGCGTATCGCCGCCGACATCATGCGCCGCATCGCCGCCGGGGAATGGCGGCCGGGCCAAGACCTGCCTTCGCGTGCCGAGCTAGCTGCCGAACTCGGCGTGAACCCACAAACCGTTCGCCTCGCCTACGACCTGCTGCGGCGGACGGGAATCCTCGACGGCGAGGAACGCAAGCGAGTATATGTGGCGCACCCTCCTGCTATGCGCACCCTCACCGACGCAGACGCCGACTGGCCATTCTCCAGCGAGACCACCGACACCCGCCCGCGGGCCGCCACGGAAGAGCTGGCCGCCCGCCTTGGCGTCCATGTGGGTGCGACTCTTCAGCGCGAGACGGTGGAGTGCCTGGACCCGGGAGGCCGGTCGGCGATGCTCATCACGTCGTGGTGGCGGGGCCGGCGCGAGCCGCACGCTTCGTTCGCTGCGGAACTCGGCTCGGTTGCTCTGACGGAGGGGCAAGCGCATGCGTTGGGGCTGCTGGTGGACACTGTCGCGTTTCGCGTGGTGCGCACTCGCTTCGACCCGCATGGTCGCCCCCTGGAGACTGCCGATTTGATTCTGCCCATGGACCGCTGGCTGATTCGCCTCGGACCCGTGCGGCAGCTTCCGACTTCCTGGCGTCCGGCGGGGTCTAGGCCGGTTCGTTGA
- a CDS encoding DNA alkylation repair protein — MVRLTAVTASGTPDGLFGPPRGLLADTLPVRPTVSHPAAADPERTATARAYPRDIVPFLGLTTSDRRARSRTVPRGTPVPDEADRTAVVPGCRRLPERDYQYFAVDHPRRHVRRLSSGFPPGARHLVPTAPRWDTVDQLAAADATLRTDMDAWARER; from the coding sequence ATGGTTCGTCTCACGGCCGTCACAGCTTCCGGAACGCCGGATGGCCTTTTCGGGCCGCCGCGCGGCCTTCTCGCGGACACCTTGCCGGTGCGGCCGACCGTCTCCCACCCCGCCGCGGCCGATCCGGAACGGACCGCGACGGCCCGCGCGTACCCGCGGGACATCGTCCCTTTCCTCGGCCTGACCACGTCTGATCGCCGCGCGCGCTCCCGGACGGTGCCGCGGGGAACTCCCGTGCCGGACGAGGCCGACCGCACGGCGGTGGTGCCGGGCTGTCGGCGGCTGCCGGAGCGCGATTACCAGTACTTCGCGGTCGACCACCCGCGCCGGCATGTGAGGCGTCTCTCGTCCGGATTCCCGCCTGGGGCACGTCATCTCGTCCCGACGGCCCCTCGGTGGGACACCGTCGACCAGCTCGCCGCGGCCGACGCGACACTGCGGACGGACATGGACGCCTGGGCCCGTGAGCGCTGA
- the tuf gene encoding elongation factor Tu yields MPKTAYVRTKPHLNIGTMGHVDHGKTTLTAAITKVLAERGSGTYVPFDRIDRAPEEAARGITINIAHVEYETDTRHYAHVDMPGHADYVKNMVTGAAQLDGAILVVSALDGIMPQTAEHVLLARQVGVDHIVVALNKADAGEEELTDLVELEVRELLTSHGYGGDSVPVVRVSGLRALEGDPRWTEAIGALLDAVDTYVPMPERYVDAPFLLPVENVLTITGRGTVVTGAVERGTIRVGDRVEVLGAAVDTVVTGLETFGKPMAEAQAGDSVALLLRGVPRDAVRRGHVVAAPGSVVPGRRFSARVYVLSAGEGGRTTPVATGYRPQFYLRTADVVGDVDLGAGAVARPGDTVTMTVVLGREVPLEPGLGFAIREGGRTVGAGTVTAVG; encoded by the coding sequence ATGCCCAAGACGGCTTACGTGCGCACCAAACCGCATCTGAACATCGGCACCATGGGTCATGTCGACCACGGCAAGACCACCCTGACCGCCGCCATCACCAAGGTCCTCGCCGAGCGCGGCTCCGGCACCTACGTACCGTTCGACCGGATCGACCGGGCGCCGGAGGAGGCCGCGCGCGGCATCACCATCAACATCGCGCACGTCGAGTACGAGACCGACACCCGGCACTACGCCCACGTGGACATGCCGGGTCACGCCGACTACGTGAAGAACATGGTCACGGGCGCCGCCCAGCTCGACGGGGCGATCCTCGTCGTCTCCGCGCTCGACGGGATCATGCCCCAGACCGCCGAACACGTGCTGCTCGCCCGGCAGGTGGGCGTCGACCACATCGTCGTCGCCCTCAACAAGGCGGACGCGGGCGAGGAGGAACTGACCGACCTCGTGGAGCTGGAGGTCCGCGAACTGCTGACCTCGCACGGGTACGGAGGCGACTCCGTACCGGTCGTACGGGTCTCCGGACTCAGGGCGCTGGAGGGCGACCCCCGGTGGACCGAGGCGATCGGCGCGCTGCTGGACGCCGTCGACACGTACGTACCCATGCCCGAGCGGTATGTGGACGCGCCGTTCCTGCTGCCGGTGGAGAACGTGCTCACCATCACCGGGCGCGGCACGGTCGTCACGGGGGCCGTCGAGCGCGGCACGATCAGGGTGGGCGACCGCGTCGAAGTGCTCGGCGCCGCCGTGGACACGGTGGTCACCGGGCTGGAGACGTTCGGCAAGCCCATGGCGGAGGCGCAGGCCGGCGACAGCGTGGCGCTGCTCCTGCGCGGCGTCCCGCGCGACGCCGTGCGCCGCGGTCACGTCGTCGCGGCGCCCGGCAGCGTCGTTCCCGGTCGGCGTTTCTCGGCGCGGGTGTACGTCCTGTCGGCGGGCGAGGGCGGCCGGACGACGCCGGTGGCCACCGGTTATCGGCCGCAGTTCTACCTCCGCACCGCGGACGTCGTCGGCGACGTCGACCTCGGAGCGGGCGCGGTCGCGCGGCCCGGTGACACCGTCACGATGACGGTCGTGCTGGGGCGGGAGGTGCCGCTGGAGCCGGGCCTGGGCTTCGCGATCCGCGAGGGCGGCCGTACGGTCGGCGCCGGCACGGTGACCGCCGTCGGCTGA
- a CDS encoding DUF6221 family protein: MDGLVKWLGEQLDEDFEAVRLLLGVNAMAAYRRGEPVPRWVPSPEGDAGVWDTAGTPRVKFVWARERDHIIRHDPARVLREIEAKRQLIHEHADVNDGSCGTCVDGAWGYPTHGGSSPQRYPCKTLRLLALPYADRPGYDESWRP, encoded by the coding sequence GTGGACGGGCTGGTGAAGTGGCTGGGTGAGCAGCTCGACGAGGACTTCGAGGCTGTTCGGCTACTCCTCGGTGTCAACGCGATGGCGGCCTACCGTCGCGGGGAGCCTGTGCCGCGTTGGGTGCCAAGCCCGGAGGGTGACGCGGGCGTCTGGGACACCGCTGGCACGCCACGAGTGAAGTTCGTGTGGGCGCGGGAGCGGGATCACATCATTCGCCACGATCCGGCCCGGGTGCTGCGCGAGATCGAAGCGAAGCGGCAGCTCATCCACGAGCATGCGGACGTGAACGACGGCTCGTGCGGCACGTGCGTCGACGGCGCCTGGGGTTACCCGACGCACGGCGGGAGCAGCCCTCAACGCTACCCGTGCAAGACGCTGCGCCTGCTCGCCCTGCCCTACGCGGACCGGCCGGGCTACGACGAGTCGTGGCGCCCGTGA
- a CDS encoding MFS transporter → MKPAAEPSTVLGRPSWAGRNYTLLTAAAVVTNLGSQGALIAAAFAVLDEGGDGGDVGLVAAARTLPLVLFLLIGGAVADRLPRHHVMVAANTLNCLSQAAFAALVLAGEPQLWQMMLLTALGGTGQAFFAPAAEGMLLSSVSGGQANRAFAVFRLAMHGAGLGGAALGGVMVALVGPGWVLAVDALAFAVAGALRAFLDVGHIPPRVKGTGLLTDLRDGWREVVGRPWLWAIVAQFSVVVAVVGAAEAVYGPLVARDSLGGAGPWGLALGAFGAGTVGGALLMMRWKPRRLLLAGTLCVFPLALPSAALAVPIPVGALCAVMFVTGVAIEVFGVSWMTALHQEIPEDKLSRVSAYDWFGSIAMVPLATALAGPAESVFGRPAALWGCAVLVVVVTAAVLFVPDVRNLTRRSKEVTQGIPSKSEPTHSRSRTPSP, encoded by the coding sequence GTGAAACCCGCCGCCGAGCCCTCCACCGTCCTGGGCCGCCCCTCCTGGGCGGGCCGCAACTACACCCTGCTGACCGCCGCCGCGGTCGTGACGAACCTGGGCAGCCAGGGCGCGTTGATCGCGGCGGCGTTCGCCGTCCTGGACGAGGGCGGCGACGGCGGCGACGTGGGCCTGGTGGCGGCGGCCCGCACCCTGCCCCTGGTCCTCTTCCTGCTGATCGGCGGCGCGGTCGCGGACCGGCTGCCCCGGCACCACGTGATGGTCGCGGCCAACACCCTCAACTGCCTCTCCCAGGCGGCCTTCGCGGCCCTCGTGCTCGCCGGCGAGCCCCAGCTCTGGCAGATGATGCTCCTCACGGCGCTCGGCGGCACCGGCCAGGCGTTCTTCGCCCCGGCAGCCGAGGGCATGCTGCTCTCCTCCGTCAGCGGCGGACAGGCCAACCGCGCCTTCGCCGTGTTCCGCCTCGCGATGCATGGCGCGGGCCTCGGCGGCGCCGCCCTCGGCGGTGTCATGGTCGCGCTGGTCGGGCCGGGCTGGGTACTCGCCGTGGACGCGCTGGCCTTCGCGGTGGCGGGCGCCCTGCGGGCCTTCCTCGACGTCGGCCACATACCGCCCCGCGTGAAGGGCACCGGTCTGCTCACCGACCTCCGTGACGGCTGGCGGGAGGTCGTCGGGCGGCCCTGGCTGTGGGCGATCGTCGCCCAGTTCTCGGTCGTTGTCGCCGTCGTCGGCGCCGCCGAGGCGGTGTACGGCCCCCTGGTCGCCCGGGACAGCCTCGGGGGTGCCGGTCCCTGGGGCCTGGCCCTCGGCGCGTTCGGGGCGGGCACCGTCGGCGGCGCGCTGCTGATGATGCGCTGGAAACCCCGCAGGCTGCTCCTCGCCGGCACGCTCTGCGTGTTCCCGCTGGCCCTGCCGTCCGCCGCGCTCGCCGTCCCGATCCCGGTCGGCGCCCTGTGCGCGGTGATGTTCGTGACCGGCGTCGCCATCGAGGTGTTCGGCGTCTCCTGGATGACCGCGCTGCACCAGGAGATCCCGGAGGACAAGCTCTCCCGCGTCTCGGCGTACGACTGGTTCGGCTCGATCGCCATGGTGCCGCTCGCCACCGCCCTCGCGGGCCCGGCCGAGTCCGTCTTCGGCCGTCCGGCGGCCCTGTGGGGCTGCGCGGTCCTGGTCGTCGTGGTGACGGCCGCGGTGCTCTTCGTGCCCGACGTACGCAACCTCACGCGACGCTCGAAGGAAGTGACGCAGGGGATCCCGTCGAAGAGCGAGCCCACCCACTCGCGGAGCCGAACACCCTCCCCCTGA
- a CDS encoding GntR family transcriptional regulator: MSVDLDRTRSIWRQVAAIVAARIADGTYPARSKLPSVVELSAEFSIASSTVQKVYKKLQDDGLARGEVGIGTFVADEPPMEG; the protein is encoded by the coding sequence GTGAGCGTTGATCTTGACCGGACCCGGTCTATCTGGCGACAAGTCGCGGCGATCGTTGCCGCCCGCATCGCCGACGGCACCTATCCGGCCCGGTCGAAACTTCCCTCGGTTGTGGAACTCTCGGCAGAGTTTTCGATCGCCTCGTCCACCGTGCAGAAGGTGTACAAGAAGCTCCAGGACGACGGTCTCGCACGCGGGGAGGTTGGCATCGGCACGTTCGTCGCCGACGAGCCGCCCATGGAAGGCTGA
- a CDS encoding Gfo/Idh/MocA family protein: MRTARDAITSKTTEHTESEAAAEESTGHRNAPLDGRRIRAAVIGTGAIASGSHLPALAALAAEGEVEVVAAVDIDAEAVRRFCADGGVPNGYTDLDRMLAEQRPDLVAVCTPPTLHREQTVTALRAGAWVWCEKPPVPSLADFDAVQAQEGADGGPYASIVFQHRFGSGARHVRRLIADGAMGRPLVAHCQTTWYRDAAYYAVPWRGKWETEGGGPAMGHGIHQMDLLLDLLGPWSEVRAMAGRLVHDVQTEDVSTALVRFGSGALATVVNSVLSPDEVSRIRIDCEHATVELTHLYGHGNDNWRITPAPDARPGDMAAWQDFGADVPSSHLAQLRELVASMRAGERPRSSGADGRTSLELITALYKSAFTDATVHAGEIGPGDPYYTALHGGAPGWAPATPATPAIPATPATPATHEEASA; the protein is encoded by the coding sequence ATGCGCACTGCCCGCGACGCCATCACCAGCAAGACGACCGAGCACACCGAGTCCGAGGCCGCCGCGGAGGAGAGCACGGGCCACCGGAACGCCCCGCTCGACGGCCGCCGCATCCGGGCCGCCGTCATCGGCACCGGAGCCATCGCCTCCGGCAGCCATCTGCCCGCGCTCGCCGCCCTCGCCGCAGAGGGCGAGGTGGAGGTCGTCGCCGCCGTCGACATCGACGCCGAGGCCGTGCGGCGCTTCTGCGCGGACGGCGGTGTCCCGAACGGCTACACCGATCTCGACCGGATGCTCGCGGAACAGCGCCCGGACCTCGTCGCCGTCTGCACCCCGCCGACCCTGCACCGCGAGCAGACCGTCACCGCGCTGCGGGCCGGTGCCTGGGTGTGGTGCGAGAAACCGCCCGTGCCGTCCCTCGCCGACTTCGACGCCGTGCAGGCCCAGGAGGGTGCCGACGGCGGCCCCTACGCCTCCATCGTCTTTCAGCACCGCTTCGGCTCGGGCGCGCGGCACGTACGCCGCCTGATCGCCGACGGGGCCATGGGGCGGCCCCTCGTGGCCCACTGCCAGACCACGTGGTACCGCGACGCCGCCTACTACGCCGTGCCCTGGCGCGGAAAGTGGGAGACCGAGGGCGGCGGCCCCGCCATGGGCCACGGCATCCACCAGATGGACCTCCTGCTGGATCTGCTCGGACCCTGGAGCGAGGTGCGGGCCATGGCCGGACGTCTGGTGCACGACGTGCAGACGGAGGATGTCTCCACCGCCCTCGTGCGCTTCGGGAGCGGCGCCCTCGCGACCGTGGTGAACAGTGTCCTCAGCCCGGACGAGGTCAGCCGTATCCGGATCGACTGCGAGCACGCGACGGTCGAGCTGACCCATCTCTACGGGCACGGCAACGACAACTGGCGGATCACCCCGGCGCCGGACGCGCGGCCCGGGGACATGGCGGCGTGGCAGGACTTCGGCGCGGACGTGCCCAGTTCGCACCTGGCCCAGTTGCGCGAACTGGTCGCGAGCATGCGCGCGGGGGAGCGACCGCGCAGCAGCGGCGCGGACGGGCGCACCAGCCTCGAACTGATCACCGCGCTCTACAAGTCGGCGTTCACGGATGCGACCGTCCACGCCGGTGAGATCGGCCCCGGCGACCCCTACTACACGGCCCTGCACGGCGGCGCGCCCGGCTGGGCTCCCGCCACGCCCGCGACACCTGCCATACCCGCGACGCCCGCCACACCCGCCACGCACGAGGAGGCATCGGCATGA
- a CDS encoding TVP38/TMEM64 family protein, whose amino-acid sequence MLDATTRSGGTATVTPPLPATELVPVEFTAAPTGPASRVTRALFSPWARLSLLVALLLSAAGTVLLFEPQRLLADGWPPQLTGAAAALVFAVAYGLCTVAFVPRPILNLGAGALFGSQLGLGAALAGTVLGAGIAFGLGRMLGQDALRPLLRGRWLKAADGQLSRHGFRSMLAARLFPGVPFWAANYCASVSRMGYLPFLLATGLGSIPNTAAYAVAGARASAPTSPAFLIAMAFIALPALAGAIVAWRKRHHLRAH is encoded by the coding sequence ATGCTCGATGCCACCACCCGCTCTGGGGGCACCGCCACGGTCACTCCCCCGCTCCCCGCAACAGAACTCGTCCCCGTCGAGTTCACCGCCGCGCCGACAGGCCCGGCCTCCCGCGTCACGAGAGCACTGTTCTCGCCGTGGGCCCGGCTCTCCCTGCTGGTCGCGCTGCTGCTGTCGGCCGCCGGGACGGTACTGCTGTTCGAGCCACAGAGACTGCTCGCCGACGGCTGGCCACCCCAGCTGACCGGAGCCGCGGCGGCCCTGGTCTTCGCGGTCGCGTACGGACTGTGCACGGTGGCGTTCGTGCCCCGGCCGATCCTCAACCTCGGCGCGGGTGCCCTGTTCGGCTCGCAGCTGGGCCTCGGGGCCGCGCTCGCCGGTACGGTCCTCGGCGCCGGGATCGCCTTCGGGCTCGGCCGGATGCTCGGGCAGGACGCGCTGCGGCCCCTGCTGCGCGGTCGCTGGCTGAAGGCGGCCGACGGGCAGCTCAGCCGGCACGGGTTCCGCTCGATGCTGGCCGCGCGGCTGTTCCCCGGCGTGCCGTTCTGGGCCGCGAACTACTGCGCGTCCGTGTCCCGGATGGGCTATCTCCCCTTCCTCCTCGCGACGGGGCTCGGCTCGATCCCGAACACCGCCGCGTACGCCGTGGCGGGCGCCCGCGCCTCCGCGCCGACGTCCCCGGCGTTCCTGATCGCGATGGCCTTCATCGCCCTCCCCGCCCTGGCGGGAGCGATAGTGGCCTGGCGCAAACGCCACCACCTGCGGGCCCACTGA
- a CDS encoding PmoA family protein, whose product MTAPGGLRIVHAHGDRITVTEPTSGVELFSYVYGPEAAWEAPKPYLHPLRTLAGNVVTDYRPNDHRWHKGLQMTASHLSGANLWGGNTYVHGEGYLELPERVGSMAHVAFDRVEADSAGRGGAVIAERLTWHPYDGSLWAEEERRVEVRDVDPASGSWALTWTSSVTNRRDEPLRFGSPTTAGRELAGYTGLFWRGPRGFRDGRIIGPDGEGPGLMGQQGPWLAYSAEHDAADGHATLVFAHAPENDHTGEGGAHPAHWFVRNEPFAAVAPSFAFFDELELAPGDTLTRRYRVVVADGVWEREEIAKYLAEHPW is encoded by the coding sequence ATGACCGCACCAGGCGGCCTGCGCATCGTCCACGCCCACGGTGACCGCATCACGGTCACCGAACCCACCTCCGGCGTGGAGCTGTTCAGCTATGTGTACGGTCCGGAGGCGGCCTGGGAGGCCCCGAAGCCGTATCTGCATCCGCTCAGGACACTCGCGGGCAACGTTGTCACGGACTACCGGCCCAACGACCACCGCTGGCACAAGGGCCTGCAGATGACCGCCTCGCATCTGTCCGGGGCGAACCTGTGGGGCGGCAACACCTATGTGCACGGGGAGGGGTATCTCGAACTCCCGGAGCGGGTGGGCTCGATGGCGCACGTCGCGTTCGACCGGGTCGAGGCGGACAGCGCCGGCCGGGGCGGCGCTGTCATCGCCGAGCGGCTCACCTGGCATCCGTACGACGGCTCGCTCTGGGCGGAGGAGGAGCGCCGCGTGGAGGTGCGCGACGTGGACCCGGCGTCCGGCTCGTGGGCGCTGACCTGGACGAGCTCCGTCACCAACCGCCGGGACGAACCGTTGCGGTTCGGCAGTCCCACGACCGCCGGGCGGGAGCTGGCCGGCTACACCGGCCTGTTCTGGCGCGGTCCCCGCGGCTTCCGGGACGGGCGGATCATCGGCCCCGACGGGGAGGGGCCGGGCCTGATGGGGCAGCAGGGGCCGTGGCTCGCGTACTCCGCCGAGCACGATGCCGCCGACGGGCACGCCACACTCGTCTTCGCGCACGCCCCGGAGAACGATCACACGGGCGAGGGCGGTGCCCACCCCGCCCACTGGTTCGTGCGCAACGAGCCCTTCGCGGCCGTCGCGCCCTCCTTCGCCTTCTTCGACGAGCTGGAACTCGCACCGGGCGACACGCTCACCCGCCGCTACCGCGTCGTCGTCGCCGACGGCGTCTGGGAGCGCGAGGAGATCGCCAAGTACCTGGCGGAGCACCCGTGGTGA
- a CDS encoding DUF6415 family natural product biosynthesis protein, translating to MDQTTDQAARDQTLDALIEEAVGARQMLPPYERCIQLNQALRAAIGDLYLRAQEELGRLPEHGREWHKVRNALDDTDSVLADGLGHGLLSAAIHLGALARQARALEAQVR from the coding sequence ATGGATCAGACTACGGATCAGGCAGCAAGAGACCAGACCCTCGACGCGCTCATCGAGGAAGCCGTCGGCGCGCGCCAGATGCTGCCGCCCTACGAACGCTGCATCCAGCTCAACCAGGCCCTGCGCGCCGCCATCGGCGACCTGTACCTGCGCGCCCAGGAGGAACTCGGCCGGCTGCCGGAGCACGGCCGGGAGTGGCACAAGGTCCGCAACGCCCTCGACGACACCGACAGTGTTCTCGCGGACGGTCTCGGCCACGGTCTGCTGTCGGCGGCGATACATCTGGGCGCGCTCGCCCGGCAGGCCCGCGCGCTCGAAGCCCAAGTCCGCTGA
- a CDS encoding spermidine synthase codes for MDEPIPVTRTVDHGTAKLMPDIDRKRAWLLTVDGAPQSYVDLDEPTYLEFEYARRLGHVLDTVAQPGLPLDALHLGGGALTLPRYLAATRPGSRQDVVEADSGLLDLVVELLPVPADAGIALHGADARAWLENAPAASADVLIADVFGGSRVPAHLTSVAYARETARVLRGDGVYLANLADASPFAFLRSQLATFSTVFEELALIAEPGVLRGRRFGNAVLVASHRPLDTAALMRRTASDAFPARVEHGDTLRVFVGDAQPVRDEDAVPSPEPPSGAFSVG; via the coding sequence GTGGACGAGCCGATACCCGTGACCAGGACCGTGGATCACGGGACCGCCAAACTGATGCCGGACATCGACCGGAAGCGGGCCTGGCTGCTGACGGTCGACGGGGCGCCCCAGTCGTACGTCGACCTCGACGAGCCGACGTACCTGGAGTTCGAGTACGCGCGACGGCTCGGGCACGTCCTCGACACGGTCGCGCAGCCGGGGCTCCCGCTGGACGCGCTGCACCTGGGCGGCGGCGCGCTCACCCTGCCCCGCTATCTCGCCGCGACCCGGCCGGGGTCCCGGCAGGACGTGGTGGAGGCAGACAGCGGGCTCCTGGACCTCGTCGTCGAACTGCTGCCCGTCCCCGCCGACGCGGGCATCGCGCTGCACGGCGCGGACGCCCGGGCCTGGCTCGAAAACGCACCCGCCGCCTCGGCCGACGTCCTGATCGCCGACGTCTTCGGCGGCTCCCGGGTACCGGCGCACCTGACCTCGGTGGCGTACGCGCGGGAGACGGCGCGTGTCCTGCGGGGCGACGGCGTGTACCTGGCCAACCTCGCCGACGCCTCGCCCTTCGCCTTCCTGCGCTCCCAGCTCGCGACGTTCTCCACCGTGTTCGAGGAACTGGCGCTGATCGCCGAGCCGGGCGTGCTGCGCGGGCGCCGCTTCGGGAACGCGGTGCTCGTCGCCTCGCACCGGCCGCTCGACACCGCCGCCCTCATGCGCCGCACGGCCTCCGACGCCTTTCCGGCGCGCGTCGAACACGGGGACACGCTGCGGGTCTTCGTCGGGGACGCGCAGCCCGTGCGGGACGAGGACGCGGTCCCGTCGCCTGAGCCGCCGAGCGGGGCGTTCAGCGTCGGCTGA
- a CDS encoding cupin domain-containing protein: MSAAEDSEGLPGGFGGLPGGVAVSHLSVYDWPAYDGVCGGTPHLHLTCSEAYVVTGGRGAVQTLTTSGYEVTPLAPGTVAWFTPGTIHRLVNEDDLRITVLMQNSGLPEAGDAVLTLPPEYLTDPKTYAAATVIPADAPEAEKERIARARRDLALEGYRALREAAGPEPLAAFHRAAAALVRPRLAEWRERWRRGAQAAAAATGAQLERLERGDVSHLAAAAVRAEQPSAYGKFGMCGRLDVYPDVYPGE, encoded by the coding sequence GTGAGCGCGGCCGAGGACTCCGAGGGGCTGCCGGGAGGCTTCGGGGGCCTGCCCGGCGGGGTGGCCGTCTCACATCTCTCGGTGTACGACTGGCCCGCCTACGACGGGGTGTGCGGCGGCACTCCCCACCTGCATCTGACCTGTTCGGAGGCGTACGTCGTCACCGGCGGGCGGGGCGCGGTGCAGACCCTGACCACCTCCGGGTACGAGGTCACGCCGCTCGCGCCGGGCACGGTGGCCTGGTTCACGCCCGGCACGATCCACCGGCTCGTCAACGAGGACGACCTGCGCATCACCGTCCTCATGCAGAACAGCGGGCTCCCGGAGGCGGGCGACGCGGTGCTCACGCTGCCGCCGGAGTACCTGACCGACCCGAAGACGTACGCCGCCGCGACCGTGATCCCGGCGGACGCGCCCGAGGCGGAGAAGGAGAGGATCGCCCGTGCCCGGCGCGACCTCGCCCTGGAGGGCTACCGCGCGCTGCGCGAGGCGGCCGGGCCCGAGCCCCTCGCCGCGTTCCACCGGGCCGCCGCGGCCCTCGTACGGCCGCGGCTCGCGGAGTGGCGTGAGCGGTGGCGGCGCGGTGCGCAGGCGGCTGCCGCCGCCACGGGTGCACAGCTCGAACGGCTGGAGCGGGGGGACGTGTCCCACCTGGCCGCCGCGGCCGTACGGGCCGAGCAGCCCTCGGCGTACGGGAAGTTCGGGATGTGCGGGCGGCTGGACGTGTACCCGGACGTGTACCCGGGGGAGTAG